A section of the Salminus brasiliensis chromosome 10, fSalBra1.hap2, whole genome shotgun sequence genome encodes:
- the gpr68 gene encoding ovarian cancer G-protein coupled receptor 1: protein MIHSQQSVKTNMSEEIINCTIQHQIHQYLFFSTYILVLLVGLPANAYSLYHAWLQLRARNELGVYLINLTVSDLLYLASLPLWLQYIFQGDDWQYGEWVCQLCGFLLYENIYVSIGFLCCISIDRYLAVVYPLRFSSLRSMKAAALASTIVWLKELGMGVVFFRHKELSKDTSNHSVCFEHYPMQLWEKPVNHYRFFVGFLFPLGILSLSYFRVLRAVGKSAGTQTAQKTRIKNLVTSTIIIFLVCFSPYHVFLLVRTIFEKECTFIIKIFNYYHFSLLLTSLNCVADPMLYCFVSESAQRGIQQALEACTHIFCCCKCEGRYSPNSNGATAPNDNGAGTTVVTLLPQAKTEI from the exons ATGATCCACAGCCAGCAGTCTGTCAAGACAAACATGTCTGAGGAGATAATCAACTGCACCATCCAACACCAGATCCACCAGTACCTGTTCTTCAGCACATACATCCTGGTCCTGCTGGTGGGTCTCCCAGCTAACGCATACTCGCTCTACCACGCCTGGCTTCAGCTGAGAGCCCGCAACGAGCTGGGGGTCTACCTCATCAATCTGACAGTGTCTGACCTGCTGTACCTGGCCTCACTGCCCCTCTGGCTACAGTACATCTTCCAG GGTGACGACTGGCAGTACGGCGAGTGGGTGTGCCAGCTGTGTGGCTTTCTGCTTTACGAAAACATCTATGTCAGCATTGGCTTTCTCTGCTGCATCTCCATCGACCGCTACCTGGCTGTGGTCTACCCGCTGCGCTTCTCCTCCCTCCGCTCCATGAAGGCGGCGGCACTGGCTAGCACCATAGTGTGGCTCAAGGAGCTGGGTATGGGTGTGGTCTTCTTCCGTCACAAGGAACTTAGCAAAGACACATCAAACCATTCTGTGTGCTTCGAACACTATCCAATGCAGTTGTGGGAAAAGCCAGTCAACCATTACCGCTTCTTCGTGGGCTTCTTGTTCCCCTTAGGAATCTTGTCCTTGTCTTATTTCCGAGTGCTGCGGGCCGTGGGCAAGAGTGCTGGAACGCAGACGGCCCAGAAGACCCGCATCAAAAATCTGGTGACTAGCACCATTATCATCTTTCTGGTGTGCTTCTCGCCATACCATGTTTTCCTGCTGGTGCGGACAATCTTCGAGAAGGAGTGCACCTTCATTATTAAAATCTTCAACTACTACCACTTCTCGCTGCTGCTCACCAGCTTGAACTGTGTGGCCGACCCAATGCTCTATTGCTTTGTGAGTGAAAGTGCTCAGCGTGGCATTCAGCAGGCCCTGGAGGCCTGCACCCacatcttctgctgttgtaaatGCGAGGGCAGATACAGCCCAAACTCCAACGGAGCGACAGCACCCAACGACAACGGGGCAGGCACCACCGTGGTGACACTGCTGCCCCAGGCCAAAACTGAAATCTGA